Proteins co-encoded in one Mycobacterium mantenii genomic window:
- a CDS encoding ATP-dependent helicase has product MSTRADAGPPGRSDPLGRFSAITREWFTSTFDAPTTAQAEAWNAIADGHNTLVIAPTGSGKTLAAFLWALDSLAGSTERPPGTRVLYVSPLKALAVDVERNLRTPLAGLTRIAERQGLPAPDISVGVRSGDTPPATRRQLINRPPDVLITTPESLFLMLTSAARETLAGVQTVIVDEIHAIAAGKRGAHLAVSLERLDALREDKPAQRIGLSATVRPPEELARFLSGQAPTTIVAPPSAKTVELTVQVPVPDMANLANTPPQAGGTPSIWPDVENRLVDLIESHKSTIVFTNSRRLAERLTARLNEIHAERSGVELSPDSVAANPKVPGGAPAHIMGSGQTYGADPILARAHHGSISKEQRALVEEDLKRGLLKAVVATSSLELGIDMGAVDLVIQVEAPPSVASGLQRIGRAGHQVGEVSQGVLFPKHRTDLIGCAVSVQRMLTGQIETMRVPANPLDILAQQTVAAAALEPLDADRWFETVRRAAPFATLPRSVYEATLDLLSGKYPSTEFAELRPRLVYDRDTGTLTARPGAQRLAVTSGGAIPDRGLFTVYLASESEKPSRVGELEEEMVYESRPGDVISLGATSWRITEITHDRVLVIPAPGQPARLPFWRGDGLGRPAELGAALGAFTGELAGLKREAFDKRCAGLGFDAYATDNLWGLLDEQRTAAGVVPTDTTLLVERFRDELGDWRVILHSPYGLAVNGPLALAVARRLRERYGIDEKPTASDDGVVVRLPDTISDFASDTGTDTPPGAALFVFDAEEIDPIVTAEVGGSALFASRFRECAARALLLPRRHPGRRSPLWQQRQRAAQLLEVARKYPDFPVVLETIRECLQDVYDVPALTLLMTGIAQRRVRVLEVETQRPSPFAASLLFGYVGAFMYEGDSPLAERRAAALSLDSTLLAELLGRVELRDLLDPEIIAATARQLQHLAADRAARDAEGVADLLRLLGPLTEDEVAARAGGADVGGWLEGLRAARRALTVSFAGRSWWVAIEDIGRLRDGIGIAVPLGVPAAFTEEVADPLGELLGRYARTHTPFTTAEAAARFGLGLRVTADILGRLAGDGRLVRGDFVAAPELPGAPVAGGEQWCDADVLRILRRRSLAALRAQVEPVSTAAYGRFLPAWHRVGTAESSRSPGHSGLDGLMSVIDQLAGVRMPASAIEPLVLAPRVRDYSPAMLDELLATGEVTWSGAGSISSGDGWIALHPSESAPLTLSGPADIELGDAHRAVLDTLAPGGAYFFRQLTQSGFGESELKAALWELIWAGWITGDTFAPVRALLGGTGTRKRSAPAHRSHRPPRLSRYSVAHPQSRPADPTVAGRWSILPAPEPDSTLRAHYQAELLLGRHGVLTRGAVTAEGVPGGFATLYKVLSTFEDAGRCQRGYFIESLGGAQFAVASTVDRLRAFSDGVDPERPEYRAVALAAADPANPYGAALPWPASRGDGSGSGGPGARPGRKAGALVVLVDGELAWFLERGGRSLLTFTDDSAAHHAAATALADLVSARRVASILVERIDGVSALQPRADGPGPVDALSDAGFARTPRGMRLR; this is encoded by the coding sequence GTGAGCACTCGCGCCGATGCCGGGCCGCCCGGCCGTTCCGACCCGTTGGGCCGGTTCAGCGCGATCACCCGCGAGTGGTTCACCAGCACGTTCGACGCCCCCACCACCGCCCAGGCCGAGGCCTGGAACGCGATCGCCGACGGCCACAACACCCTGGTGATCGCGCCGACCGGCTCGGGTAAGACGCTGGCGGCGTTCCTGTGGGCGCTGGACAGCCTGGCCGGGTCGACGGAGCGCCCGCCCGGCACCCGCGTGCTCTACGTCTCCCCGCTCAAGGCGCTGGCCGTCGACGTCGAGCGCAACCTGCGCACTCCCCTGGCCGGCCTCACCCGCATCGCCGAACGCCAGGGCCTGCCGGCCCCCGACATCAGCGTCGGGGTCCGCTCCGGCGACACCCCGCCCGCGACCCGCCGCCAGCTGATCAACCGCCCGCCCGACGTGCTGATCACCACACCCGAGTCGCTGTTCCTGATGCTCACCTCGGCCGCGCGCGAGACGCTGGCCGGCGTGCAGACGGTGATCGTCGACGAGATCCACGCCATCGCCGCCGGCAAGCGCGGCGCCCACCTCGCGGTGTCACTGGAGCGTCTCGACGCGCTGCGGGAGGACAAGCCCGCCCAGCGCATCGGGCTGTCGGCGACGGTGCGCCCACCCGAGGAGCTCGCCCGGTTCCTGTCCGGGCAGGCGCCGACCACCATCGTGGCCCCGCCGTCGGCCAAGACGGTCGAGCTCACCGTGCAGGTGCCGGTGCCCGACATGGCCAACCTGGCGAACACTCCCCCGCAAGCGGGCGGTACCCCCTCCATCTGGCCCGACGTCGAGAACCGTCTGGTCGACCTGATCGAATCCCACAAGTCGACCATCGTGTTCACCAATTCGCGCCGGCTGGCCGAGCGACTTACCGCCCGCCTCAACGAGATTCACGCCGAACGCAGCGGCGTCGAACTGTCCCCGGATTCAGTGGCGGCCAATCCGAAGGTGCCCGGCGGTGCCCCGGCCCACATCATGGGCAGCGGCCAGACCTACGGCGCCGACCCGATACTGGCCCGCGCGCACCACGGTTCGATCAGCAAGGAACAACGCGCCCTGGTCGAAGAGGACCTCAAGCGCGGGCTGCTCAAGGCGGTGGTGGCCACCTCGAGCCTGGAGCTGGGTATCGACATGGGCGCGGTCGATCTGGTGATCCAGGTGGAGGCGCCGCCGTCGGTGGCCAGCGGCCTGCAGCGCATCGGCCGGGCCGGGCATCAGGTCGGCGAGGTCTCGCAGGGAGTGCTGTTCCCCAAACACCGCACCGACCTGATCGGCTGCGCGGTCAGCGTGCAGCGCATGCTGACCGGTCAGATCGAGACGATGCGGGTGCCCGCCAATCCGCTCGACATCCTGGCGCAGCAGACCGTCGCGGCGGCCGCGCTGGAGCCGTTGGACGCCGATCGGTGGTTCGAGACGGTTCGGCGGGCCGCGCCGTTTGCGACGCTGCCGCGCAGCGTGTACGAGGCCACCCTGGACCTGCTGAGCGGCAAGTACCCGTCCACCGAGTTCGCCGAGCTGCGACCGCGGCTGGTCTACGACCGCGACACCGGCACGTTGACCGCGCGCCCCGGCGCGCAGCGGCTGGCGGTGACCTCCGGCGGCGCGATCCCCGACCGCGGGCTGTTCACCGTCTATCTCGCGTCTGAATCCGAAAAGCCTTCGCGGGTCGGCGAACTCGAAGAGGAGATGGTCTACGAGTCGCGCCCCGGCGATGTGATCTCGCTGGGCGCCACCAGCTGGCGGATCACCGAGATCACCCACGACCGGGTGCTGGTGATCCCCGCCCCCGGCCAGCCGGCCCGGCTGCCGTTCTGGCGCGGCGACGGCCTGGGCCGCCCGGCCGAGCTGGGCGCCGCGCTCGGCGCCTTCACCGGCGAGCTGGCCGGCCTCAAACGCGAGGCGTTCGACAAGCGTTGCGCCGGTTTGGGTTTCGACGCATACGCCACCGACAATTTGTGGGGTCTGCTCGACGAGCAGCGCACCGCCGCCGGGGTGGTGCCCACCGACACCACCCTGCTGGTCGAGCGGTTCCGCGACGAACTGGGCGACTGGCGGGTGATCCTGCACTCGCCGTACGGGCTTGCGGTGAACGGACCGCTGGCGCTGGCGGTGGCCCGCAGGCTGCGCGAGCGCTACGGCATCGACGAGAAACCCACCGCCTCCGACGACGGCGTCGTAGTGCGCCTGCCCGACACTATTTCCGATTTCGCGTCCGACACGGGAACTGATACCCCGCCCGGCGCAGCCCTTTTCGTCTTCGACGCCGAAGAGATCGACCCCATCGTCACCGCCGAGGTGGGCGGCTCGGCGCTGTTCGCGTCGCGCTTCCGCGAGTGCGCGGCGCGCGCCCTACTGTTGCCGCGCCGGCATCCCGGCCGGCGCTCGCCGCTGTGGCAGCAGCGTCAGCGGGCCGCGCAGTTACTGGAGGTGGCCCGCAAATACCCCGACTTCCCGGTGGTGCTGGAGACCATCCGCGAATGCCTGCAGGACGTCTACGACGTCCCGGCCCTGACCCTGCTGATGACCGGCATCGCCCAGCGGCGGGTGCGGGTGCTCGAAGTCGAGACGCAACGGCCGTCGCCGTTCGCGGCGTCGCTGCTGTTCGGCTACGTCGGCGCGTTCATGTACGAGGGCGACAGCCCGCTGGCCGAGCGCCGGGCCGCCGCGCTCTCGCTGGACAGCACGCTGCTGGCCGAGCTGCTGGGCCGGGTGGAGCTGCGCGACCTGCTCGATCCCGAGATCATCGCCGCCACCGCCCGCCAGCTTCAGCATCTCGCGGCCGACCGCGCCGCCCGCGACGCCGAGGGCGTCGCGGACCTGCTGCGGCTGCTGGGCCCGCTGACCGAGGACGAGGTGGCCGCCCGCGCCGGTGGCGCCGACGTGGGCGGCTGGCTGGAAGGTTTACGCGCGGCCCGCCGCGCGCTGACGGTGTCGTTCGCCGGCCGCAGCTGGTGGGTGGCCATCGAGGACATCGGCCGGCTGCGCGACGGCATCGGCATCGCGGTGCCCCTGGGCGTGCCGGCCGCCTTCACCGAGGAGGTGGCCGACCCGCTGGGCGAGCTGCTGGGCCGCTACGCGCGCACCCACACCCCGTTCACCACGGCCGAGGCCGCCGCCCGGTTCGGGTTGGGGTTGCGGGTGACCGCCGACATCCTGGGCCGGCTGGCCGGTGACGGCCGGCTGGTGCGCGGCGACTTCGTCGCCGCACCCGAACTGCCCGGGGCGCCCGTGGCCGGCGGCGAGCAGTGGTGCGACGCCGACGTGCTGCGCATCCTGCGGCGGCGCTCGCTGGCGGCGTTGCGGGCCCAGGTCGAGCCGGTCAGCACGGCCGCTTACGGCCGGTTCCTGCCGGCCTGGCATCGGGTGGGGACGGCCGAATCATCGCGCTCTCCAGGTCATTCCGGACTCGACGGGCTGATGTCGGTGATCGATCAACTGGCCGGGGTGCGGATGCCCGCATCGGCCATCGAGCCGCTGGTGCTGGCCCCCCGGGTGCGCGACTACTCCCCGGCGATGCTCGACGAACTGCTCGCCACCGGCGAGGTCACCTGGTCGGGCGCCGGATCGATCTCGAGCGGCGACGGCTGGATCGCGTTGCATCCCAGCGAATCCGCGCCGCTGACGCTGTCCGGGCCGGCCGACATCGAATTGGGCGACGCCCACCGCGCTGTGCTGGACACGCTGGCCCCGGGGGGTGCCTACTTCTTCCGCCAACTCACGCAAAGCGGGTTCGGTGAGTCGGAACTCAAAGCCGCGCTGTGGGAACTCATCTGGGCCGGCTGGATCACCGGCGACACGTTCGCCCCGGTGCGGGCCCTGCTCGGCGGCACCGGAACCCGCAAGCGCTCCGCGCCCGCGCACCGGTCGCATCGCCCGCCGCGGCTGAGCCGATACAGCGTCGCGCACCCGCAGTCCCGGCCCGCCGACCCGACCGTGGCCGGCCGATGGTCGATCCTGCCGGCCCCCGAGCCGGATTCCACGCTGCGCGCCCACTATCAAGCGGAACTCTTGCTGGGCCGCCACGGCGTGCTGACCCGGGGGGCGGTGACCGCCGAGGGCGTGCCCGGCGGGTTCGCCACGCTGTACAAGGTGCTGAGCACGTTCGAGGACGCCGGCCGCTGCCAGCGCGGCTACTTCATCGAGTCGCTGGGCGGGGCGCAGTTCGCCGTCGCGTCGACCGTCGACCGGCTGCGCGCCTTTTCCGACGGCGTCGATCCGGAACGGCCGGAGTACCGGGCGGTCGCGCTCGCCGCGGCGGATCCGGCGAACCCGTACGGCGCCGCGCTGCCCTGGCCCGCCTCCCGCGGCGACGGCTCGGGGTCTGGGGGGCCGGGGGCACGTCCGGGCCGCAAGGCCGGTGCGCTGGTGGTGCTGGTGGACGGCGAGCTGGCCTGGTTCCTCGAGCGCGGCGGCCGGTCGTTGCTGACCTTCACCGACGATTCCGCCGCCCATCACGCCGCCGCGACGGCGCTGGCGGACCTGGTCTCCGCGCGGCGCGTCGCGTCCATCCTGGTCGAACGCATCGACGGAGTGTCGGCCCTGCAGCCCCGCGCGGACGGACCCGGCCCGGTCGACGCGCTCTCCGACGCCGGATTCGCCCGCACCCCACGCGGAATGCGGCTGCGCTGA
- a CDS encoding DUF732 domain-containing protein — MTTTQIRKPFRRLSLLATGVTPLAGLLGVLAASATAHATSADDTFLAALKAKGINYESPDAAVNSGHTVCHELDMGQTPEQVANNVLSSSALDSYHAGYFVGVSIKAYCPKYAAAASGS, encoded by the coding sequence ATGACGACCACCCAGATTCGCAAGCCCTTCCGGCGGCTGTCGCTGTTGGCGACCGGCGTTACCCCGCTGGCCGGGCTGCTGGGCGTGCTGGCTGCATCCGCGACCGCTCACGCCACATCCGCCGATGACACGTTCCTGGCCGCGCTCAAAGCCAAGGGCATCAACTACGAGTCGCCCGATGCCGCGGTCAACTCGGGGCATACCGTGTGCCACGAGCTCGATATGGGCCAGACACCGGAACAGGTCGCCAACAACGTGCTGTCCAGCAGCGCTCTGGACAGCTATCACGCCGGCTACTTCGTCGGGGTCAGCATCAAGGCGTACTGCCCGAAGTACGCGGCGG
- the nei2 gene encoding endonuclease VIII Nei2, producing MPEGDTVWHTAAVLREHLLGATLTRCDIRVPRFATVDLTGQVVDEVLSRGKHLFIRVGRASIHSHLKMDGSWRVGSRPVRVDHRARIILEADSVRAVGVDLGVLEILERDRDGEAVAHLGPDLLGEDWDPALAAANLTAAPNRPIAEALLDQRVLAGVGNVYSNELCFLSGHLPTAPVSDITDPHRLVSRARDMLWLNRFRWNRCTTGDTRPGRQLWVYGRSGQPCRRCGTPINFDDSGDRVTYWCPSCQR from the coding sequence ATGCCCGAAGGTGACACCGTCTGGCACACCGCCGCCGTGCTACGCGAGCACCTGCTCGGCGCCACCCTGACCCGCTGCGACATCCGGGTGCCGCGGTTCGCCACCGTCGATCTCACCGGCCAGGTTGTCGACGAGGTGCTCAGCCGCGGAAAGCATTTGTTCATCCGGGTAGGCCGGGCCAGCATTCACTCGCATCTGAAAATGGATGGCAGCTGGCGGGTCGGCAGCCGTCCGGTGCGGGTCGACCATCGGGCGCGCATCATCCTGGAGGCCGACAGCGTCCGGGCCGTCGGCGTCGACTTGGGCGTGCTGGAGATCCTTGAGCGCGACCGTGACGGCGAGGCCGTCGCGCACCTGGGACCCGATCTGCTGGGCGAGGATTGGGATCCCGCGCTCGCCGCGGCCAACCTGACGGCGGCCCCGAACAGGCCGATCGCCGAGGCGCTTTTGGACCAGCGGGTGCTGGCCGGGGTCGGCAACGTCTACAGCAACGAACTGTGCTTTCTTTCCGGGCATCTGCCCACCGCGCCGGTGAGCGACATCACCGATCCGCATCGGCTGGTTTCGCGCGCGCGGGATATGTTGTGGCTCAACCGCTTCCGCTGGAACCGGTGCACCACCGGCGACACCCGGCCCGGGCGGCAGCTATGGGTCTACGGGCGATCCGGGCAGCCCTGCCGTCGCTGCGGCACCCCTATCAACTTCGACGACTCCGGAGACCGGGTGACGTACTGGTGCCCGTCCTGCCAGCGCTGA
- a CDS encoding extracellular catalytic domain type 1 short-chain-length polyhydroxyalkanoate depolymerase, protein MAYARWWWFAVVAICVVGCGVRHVSAASSRDISGTFRSGGMDRTYMLHVPAGDPVGLVLSLHGGGGTGISQRGLTGFDSVADAHNLLVVYPDGYDKSWADGRGASPADRRHVDDVAFLVGLVNKLQDDYGIAPGHVFVTGMSNGGFMSNRLACERADVFAAVAPVAGTLGVGVSCNPSKPVSVWEAHGTADPLVPFKGGAVRGRGGVSHSVSVDTMVGKWRSADGCQGDPAMEALPDVRDGTVVHRYESTQCAANTEVVFYKIDRGGHTWPGGKQYLPAAVIGPTTRALDGSEAIAQFFLAHTRD, encoded by the coding sequence ATGGCATACGCGCGGTGGTGGTGGTTCGCTGTGGTGGCGATATGCGTGGTCGGCTGCGGTGTGCGGCACGTATCGGCGGCGAGCTCTCGAGACATTTCCGGCACCTTTCGATCCGGCGGCATGGACCGAACCTACATGTTGCACGTGCCGGCGGGCGACCCCGTCGGGCTGGTGCTCAGTCTGCACGGCGGCGGCGGCACCGGGATCTCGCAGCGCGGCCTGACGGGTTTCGACAGCGTTGCTGATGCCCACAACCTGTTGGTGGTCTACCCCGACGGTTACGACAAGAGCTGGGCGGACGGCCGTGGCGCCTCGCCCGCGGATCGCCGCCATGTCGACGATGTGGCCTTTCTGGTCGGGCTGGTGAACAAGCTGCAGGACGACTACGGCATCGCGCCCGGGCACGTTTTCGTCACCGGGATGTCCAACGGGGGCTTCATGTCCAACCGGTTGGCGTGTGAGCGCGCCGACGTCTTCGCCGCGGTGGCGCCGGTGGCCGGCACCCTGGGGGTGGGCGTGTCCTGCAATCCGTCGAAGCCGGTGTCGGTCTGGGAAGCGCACGGGACCGCGGATCCCCTGGTGCCCTTCAAGGGTGGGGCGGTGCGCGGGCGCGGCGGGGTCAGCCACTCCGTCTCGGTGGACACCATGGTGGGCAAGTGGCGCTCGGCCGACGGGTGCCAGGGCGACCCGGCGATGGAGGCGCTGCCCGACGTTCGCGACGGCACCGTCGTGCACCGCTACGAATCCACCCAGTGCGCGGCGAACACGGAGGTGGTGTTCTACAAGATCGACCGCGGCGGGCACACCTGGCCGGGCGGCAAACAGTACCTGCCAGCGGCCGTCATCGGCCCCACCACGCGTGCGCTCGACGGGTCCGAGGCCATCGCCCAGTTCTTCCTGGCGCACACCCGCGACTAG